The genome window TAACAGTGATATGAGtcttaattttcattttcttcatttttgaaACAGTTTGTCTCTCATTCGGAAATTAAAGCAATTGCTTCTTTaatcattaaaatataaaaataacaattaatGTTGTTGACATTAAAAAAGACAGCTTTTTGTGGAAAAGCCAAACTAGATAAATATTGCCAATTTGCCAATTCTTCAGAATATGTAATTATCACTTATTGTTATTGCACTATTGGTTTTGGTGCCCTACATTTGGCTGTCACAACAAATTTTCGTACATCAAAAGCCCTAAAAATGATTGAATTCCAGGCCTGAAACTGACGCCAGAAACAATAAATTGCAatacagaaatgccaaagacaTATTTGAGGTAATTTGGACATAAGATAGTTTGTCCATTTGTGCTATCACAGCGTCAAGTATCaaaaatgcatatttatgtTGTGAATTAATGTTTAAACGGAGAATATGGGAAAACACCTGATTTTATGAACCACTAACTAcgacctctttttttttctgtgtcccACCTAAGTTTGTTGTTGGCCATCGGTTTTCCATCaagtgcttttattctgaaaactAAAGCCGGATATCCCGAGAGGGAGACGTCAATAATGATGCAGTTAGCGGTTGATGTTCTTCTTTGATTAGCTTTAAAGAAAATCAGTGTCTTCGGTGTCAGACTCAGCGGTGTGTCGCTCTGTTTATATCGCTGGATACGTATGAAGTTGTTCTGCACACAACGACACAGATTAATCACTGTGTGAACGCAGTTAGCTAAAAACGGCTAGATTAAATCACCTGGCGagtattttaaaatcaatgaCACTAACGCATTTTTCGtcagtgaaagacagacaggtggacccTCAGTACCTCGTCGGTGTCTCCCATGCCAGTTCCTGGTCTGGGTTTGACGTAGGCGCTGAGCCAGGCCAGCTGGCTGAAGAGCACCGGGACGGGCCGCTCCGCCGGGCTGTCGTCGTCGGTCAGCAGAGGGAAGCTTCTCTTGGCCATTCGCTTCTTCGCCTTACAGAACTTGTCGCGcagatttttccatttcagcTTCACCTCTTCCTCCGACTTTCCCATGATGTCTGCGATTTCTTTCCACGATAAATGTCCCCTCAGATTGTCCTTGTAGTCCCGCCGTGTTTGGTCGTACAGATTCGGGTGTTCACGTATCAAGTCCGCCAGCTTCTTTTCTGTCGCGTtcattttgctttctgtttatttacttcGTCGCGAAGTCCTTTCGTCGGCAGACGACGGTCGCGCTTCGTCTTCGTCGCTAGGTTCAAGCTGGCAGAAGGAAATGCGAAGCTCCGtcaattcaaaataaaagttttctTATTGCCGccattttttgatttttatttatttatttatttatttttttgactgTAGCTGCTAAATTTCTCaggaaatgtgaatgaaaataaCATTGGGATTTTCCAAACAGCACGTGTTCTtatataaaattaaaatacataGGACATCCATATTGTATGATTAAAGCAGATAACACATGCATTCAAACAGAAACTTTAAGAGCTTGCGATAATGATACTACTCAAACACCTGACATCCCTCAGtacaacaaacactggacacagCCACAAATAAGAGCACACAACTGATAAAGCAATTGCACGAATGAAACAACCACGTCACATGCTGTTAATACATAAATACGTTTGAAAATGTTCCCTTCAAAATAATATCATAATCTCTGTTAAGATGAACTAATTTACACATTACAGACCAGTGACTCTTTGAATTGCGCTGAGTAGTTCGCTGTGCTTCCTGCCTGCTAACACTAGATGGCGCATCTGCTCTTTTCACCTCCACTCTTTTATTGCGTTGGCTCAGTGAACTGTTGAGCTGGTTCAATAAAACCATAGAATAAAACATGATCCCTTGGTTCTGGGGTAGCTTTGAGGACACACAAAAACCGTCCCAGACATAAAAATAATTTTGATGTGCTTCTCCTTTGAAGGCACAGTAAAGGGACTAGAAATGATATGTGTGGCTGAGTGTGCTGGGTTATCATTGTCCATAGCGTTTTGGGATTATAGTATTTtattcttccttttcctccttatGTGTGTCTTTTGAgttcaaaaatatttttatccATGCTACTGAAACCTAGTAGTGGTAAACACACACCAGAAGTGCTGGTTATGGTACAAACTTCATAATTAACATAATTGCTATCAGGTGGTGGACGACTTTTTAAGTGCATGTTTTGTATACATAAAGAAAATATGCTAGCAAAATCCAATTGTTTGCCAAAACATCATAGTAAATCAATAGAGTGGGGTGTGCAGTGTGATGGTTTATTCTATGTTTAAGTTGCTATCAAGTGTGCGCCTCTTGACAGATATGAATTCTTTTGATTTGATGTCATTACTTGATTTCTGTagacttgtgtttgtgttaaaataACCACAATTATGACAGAAATCAGGTTGAAACTGTCTGTACTAATCCATAATCTTATTTGTATTTAGGTACTTTTTCAGTCCATTACACTGACATTTGGATCCTTCGGTTTGGGGTAACATATGATCATCAAAGGCCAGAATTTAAATGAAGGCTAATTTGAATGGGTTTTAAATGGTAACCACATGCAGACTCCGGGCAGGTGTGATGAATACTTACATCCCTGCATCAAATTTCATTTACATGTGAAGGCCAAGATGCTGAGCTGTGATCAAACATCGACCCTGTTGGAGGCAGTCTAAGTGTCACCTGGAGGACTCCTCATGTGGGGCACTGCAGATTACAGGGACAGCACAATGGATAACACCAATTATGAGGACATCGGCTATTATCACAGGGATGTCACAAGTGATGGCACACCCAGTTACAGGGACAATTACAGTACAACTGACTAGACTACTTACATAGGGTCTACAAGAGGTGGCAACCTGTTATTACTGAGATCCAGAAAGTCAAGACACCTTCATTTAATGGGAAAACACAAATTATATAGACAGCACAAGTGATAGTTAGCGATTTATT of Chaetodon auriga isolate fChaAug3 chromosome 1, fChaAug3.hap1, whole genome shotgun sequence contains these proteins:
- the LOC143324720 gene encoding uncharacterized protein LOC143324720, yielding MNATEKKLADLIREHPNLYDQTRRDYKDNLRGHLSWKEIADIMGKSEEEVKLKWKNLRDKFCKAKKRMAKRSFPLLTDDDSPAERPVPVLFSQLAWLSAYVKPRPGTGMGDTDEGAGSGDDLEKERDKDGKHGPLPVVSTSFSPVESCPNSHQETGVSLKRKRQTAAESEISSADALGNLRDEDELFLLSLLPSLKRLTIKKRMEVRMKFQQVLYAAEFED